Proteins encoded by one window of Prevotella nigrescens:
- the secA gene encoding preprotein translocase subunit SecA, translating to MNFTKLMKSLFGDKSTRDMKLIQPYVDKIKAAYPAIKELSNDDLRAKTKEIQQYVQDAGKQQREEIAKLRERIEDTPIDEREDIFNKIDKLEKEALDNYEKALDEVMPIAFSIVKDTARRFTENEETIVTANDFDRELAADPRKDFITIDGDKAIYHNHWTAGGNDLKWEMVHYDVQLFGGTVLHQGKIAEMATGEGKTLVATLPVFLNALTGNGVHVVTVNDYLAKRDSEWMGPLYEFNGLSVDCIDKHQPNSPERRRAYQADITFGTNNEFGFDYLRDNMAVSPADLVQRKHNYAIVDEVDSVLIDDARTPLIISGPVPKGDDQMFEEYQPLVQKLFEVQRKQATELLAEARTKLSSAANCKDEKERQAMLEEGFLALYRSHKALPKNKALIKFLSEEGIKSGMLKTEEFYMANNNREMPKAVEPLYFVTEEKMNSCDLTDKGAAWLAKEVNDDKLFVLPDITTELSQLEKEKEDKAIDEQTYLDRKDNLMNNYGVQSERVHTLQQLLKAYTMFNKDDEYVVIDGEVKIVDEQTGRIMEGRRWSDGLHQAVEAKEHVKVEAATQTFATITLQNYFRMYHKLAGMTGTASTEAGEFWDIYKLDVVEIPTNRPIQRKDMEDRVYKTAREKYAAVIDEIEEMRNSGRPCLVGTTSVEISELLSKMLSMRKIPHQVLNAKQHLKEAQIVAEAGRSTNGLGAVTIATNMAGRGTDIKLTQEVKDAGGLAIIGTERHESRRVDRQLRGRAGRQGDPGSSVFYVSLEDKLMRLFGSERIAKVMDRLGFEEGERIESSMISNSIERAQKKVEENNFGIRKRLLEYDDVMNKQRTVIYEKRRHALMGERIGMDISNIIWDRCVSIVENNDYEGCKEEFLKVLAMECPFTEAEFENTGKEELEERAFQAAIENFERKTERIQTVAWPIIKQVYENQGAMYERIMVPITDGKRVYNIPCNLKEAYDTEAKSVVRQFEKVILLHLIDDDWKENLRQLDELRHSVQNASYEQKDPLLIFKLESVKLWDNMINDMNNRTASVLMRGQIPEMQPADEIQEAAPEQRSQRYDEKKDDLIDQNQQAAARQDTRETAQQQRRTPYTAEKMPRPNDPCPCGSGKKFKNCHGRNLR from the coding sequence ATGAACTTCACAAAATTAATGAAGTCTCTCTTTGGAGACAAATCAACACGCGATATGAAACTCATTCAACCGTATGTTGATAAAATCAAGGCTGCCTACCCAGCCATCAAGGAACTTAGCAACGACGACCTGCGTGCTAAAACCAAGGAAATCCAACAATATGTTCAAGACGCTGGAAAGCAGCAGCGCGAGGAGATAGCAAAGCTCCGTGAGAGAATCGAAGATACACCAATCGACGAGCGCGAGGATATTTTCAACAAGATAGACAAACTCGAAAAGGAAGCATTGGACAACTACGAAAAGGCATTGGACGAAGTTATGCCTATTGCTTTCTCTATCGTGAAAGACACAGCTCGTCGCTTTACAGAGAACGAAGAAACCATTGTTACGGCAAACGACTTCGACCGTGAGCTTGCAGCCGACCCACGAAAAGATTTCATAACCATTGACGGCGACAAAGCAATCTACCACAACCACTGGACAGCAGGCGGTAACGACCTCAAGTGGGAAATGGTTCACTACGACGTTCAGCTTTTCGGCGGTACGGTACTCCACCAAGGTAAGATTGCCGAAATGGCAACAGGTGAAGGTAAGACCCTCGTGGCTACCTTGCCAGTCTTCCTCAACGCTTTGACAGGAAATGGTGTTCACGTGGTAACGGTGAACGATTACCTTGCCAAACGCGACTCTGAATGGATGGGACCATTGTACGAATTTAACGGTTTGTCGGTCGATTGCATCGACAAGCATCAGCCTAATTCTCCAGAACGTCGCCGCGCTTACCAAGCCGACATTACTTTCGGTACAAACAACGAGTTCGGTTTCGACTACCTGCGTGATAACATGGCAGTATCACCTGCCGACCTCGTGCAGCGCAAGCACAACTATGCCATCGTCGATGAGGTAGACTCTGTGTTGATAGACGATGCCCGTACACCTCTTATTATTAGTGGTCCTGTACCGAAAGGCGACGATCAGATGTTTGAAGAATACCAGCCATTGGTTCAGAAACTCTTCGAAGTTCAGCGCAAGCAGGCTACCGAACTACTTGCAGAAGCACGCACCAAACTTTCGAGTGCAGCAAATTGCAAGGACGAGAAGGAACGTCAGGCAATGCTCGAAGAAGGTTTCTTGGCACTTTACCGCTCACATAAGGCTCTGCCAAAAAACAAAGCACTCATCAAGTTCCTTTCAGAAGAAGGTATTAAGTCGGGAATGCTGAAGACGGAAGAGTTCTATATGGCAAACAACAACCGTGAAATGCCAAAGGCGGTAGAGCCGCTTTACTTCGTTACCGAAGAGAAAATGAACTCTTGCGACCTTACCGATAAGGGGGCGGCGTGGTTGGCTAAAGAGGTAAACGACGATAAACTTTTCGTGCTCCCTGATATTACAACAGAACTTTCGCAACTCGAAAAAGAGAAAGAAGATAAGGCTATAGATGAGCAAACTTATCTTGACAGGAAAGATAACCTGATGAATAACTATGGTGTTCAGAGCGAACGTGTCCATACGTTGCAGCAGTTGCTTAAGGCTTATACCATGTTCAATAAGGACGATGAATACGTTGTAATCGATGGCGAAGTGAAAATCGTAGACGAACAAACGGGTCGTATAATGGAAGGTCGTCGCTGGAGCGATGGATTACACCAAGCTGTGGAAGCCAAGGAACACGTAAAGGTGGAAGCTGCTACACAGACTTTTGCCACTATTACATTGCAGAACTACTTCCGTATGTACCACAAGTTGGCGGGTATGACGGGTACTGCTTCTACCGAGGCAGGCGAATTTTGGGACATCTACAAGCTCGATGTTGTCGAAATCCCTACCAACCGTCCTATCCAACGTAAGGATATGGAAGACCGTGTCTATAAAACGGCTCGTGAAAAGTATGCTGCCGTAATCGATGAGATAGAGGAAATGCGCAACAGCGGACGCCCTTGCTTGGTCGGTACAACCTCTGTGGAAATCAGTGAGTTGCTCAGCAAGATGCTCAGCATGCGCAAAATTCCGCACCAGGTGCTGAATGCCAAGCAGCATTTGAAGGAAGCGCAGATTGTTGCCGAAGCCGGACGCTCTACCAATGGGCTCGGTGCCGTTACCATTGCTACCAATATGGCGGGTCGTGGTACCGACATCAAGCTCACGCAGGAAGTGAAAGATGCCGGCGGTTTGGCAATTATTGGTACCGAACGCCACGAAAGCCGCCGTGTAGACCGCCAGTTGCGTGGTCGTGCAGGACGTCAGGGCGACCCTGGTTCCTCTGTTTTCTACGTTTCGTTGGAAGACAAGCTGATGCGTCTTTTCGGTTCCGAACGTATCGCAAAGGTTATGGACAGACTCGGTTTCGAGGAAGGCGAACGTATCGAAAGCTCAATGATTTCGAACAGTATCGAGCGTGCGCAGAAGAAGGTGGAGGAGAACAACTTCGGTATTCGTAAGCGTTTGCTGGAATACGACGACGTTATGAACAAGCAACGTACCGTAATTTACGAGAAACGTCGCCACGCCTTGATGGGCGAACGCATTGGTATGGATATTTCAAACATTATCTGGGACCGCTGTGTAAGCATCGTTGAGAACAACGACTACGAAGGTTGCAAGGAAGAATTCCTCAAAGTATTGGCAATGGAATGTCCATTCACCGAAGCCGAATTTGAGAATACAGGCAAGGAAGAACTGGAAGAACGTGCTTTTCAGGCTGCCATCGAGAACTTCGAACGCAAGACAGAACGCATTCAAACCGTGGCATGGCCTATCATTAAGCAGGTTTACGAGAACCAAGGTGCTATGTACGAGCGCATTATGGTGCCAATTACCGACGGCAAGCGTGTCTACAATATCCCTTGTAACTTGAAGGAAGCCTACGACACGGAAGCTAAATCGGTGGTTCGCCAGTTCGAGAAAGTCATTCTCCTGCATCTCATCGACGACGACTGGAAGGAGAACTTGCGTCAGCTTGACGAACTGCGCCACTCCGTGCAGAATGCTTCATACGAGCAGAAAGACCCATTGCTCATTTTCAAACTTGAGAGTGTGAAGCTTTGGGACAATATGATTAACGATATGAACAACCGCACAGCAAGCGTTCTGATGCGTGGACAAATTCCTGAAATGCAGCCTGCCGATGAAATTCAGGAGGCTGCTCCGGAACAGCGAAGCCAGCGTTACGACGAGAAGAAGGACGATTTGATTGACCAAAATCAGCAGGCTGCAGCTCGCCAAGACACTCGTGAGACAGCACAACAGCAGCGTCGTACTCCCTATACGGCAGAGAAGATGCCACGCCCAAACGACCCGTGTCCTTGTGGTAGCGGAAAGAAATTCAAGAATTGCCACGGGCGCAATTTAAGATAA
- a CDS encoding DUF4105 domain-containing protein: protein MKKVVRYILVCILLSVLPLAAKSEPLTYSDSVEISLLTCTPGKEAWAQYGHTAIRYKDVANGNDFVINYGVFSFEQPYFIPRFVLGLTDYCIGISTTEEMLFIYSHEGRGIIEQVLNLTKEEKYKIYLALKRNLLPENVVYRYNFFYDNCTTRTQHMLLDHLNGNTKSISDNTKSLPSFREMIHEWNKNDAWTQFGEDILLGVTADLPVKTEEQKLFLPDNLRKYIEGAIHNGQPLVKQTSVLLQPSKRSEEASTFISPFQVAIAFAILAISILLIEYKKKIALWGWDILLMAVSGIIGLLLFVMIFSYHPSVSLNMIIFLFNPLALFLIPSVVKSIRRKQKHWWWTAWEVSIIIGFIGSFFQKIPVPILIVALFLLFNCVFHQWLIKNVYTATIENKAK, encoded by the coding sequence ATGAAAAAGGTCGTCCGATATATACTTGTCTGCATTTTGCTATCAGTTTTGCCACTGGCTGCAAAATCAGAGCCATTGACCTATTCAGACTCTGTTGAAATATCTCTCTTAACTTGTACACCTGGTAAAGAGGCGTGGGCACAATACGGACACACCGCTATACGCTATAAAGATGTTGCAAATGGTAACGACTTTGTTATTAATTATGGTGTATTTTCGTTTGAACAACCTTACTTTATTCCTCGTTTTGTACTGGGATTGACTGATTATTGCATTGGCATATCTACAACCGAAGAGATGCTTTTCATATATTCACACGAGGGTAGGGGCATTATTGAACAGGTCTTGAACCTCACCAAGGAGGAAAAATATAAAATTTATCTCGCTTTAAAGCGGAACTTACTTCCCGAGAATGTTGTGTATAGATACAATTTCTTTTACGACAATTGCACTACAAGGACACAACACATGCTTCTTGACCATTTAAACGGTAATACCAAATCTATCTCTGACAATACAAAATCACTACCTTCGTTTCGTGAAATGATACACGAATGGAATAAAAACGATGCTTGGACACAGTTTGGCGAAGATATATTATTAGGTGTAACTGCCGATTTGCCCGTTAAAACAGAAGAGCAGAAACTGTTTCTGCCCGATAACCTGCGCAAATACATCGAAGGTGCAATACACAACGGACAGCCTTTGGTGAAGCAAACATCGGTTCTCTTACAGCCCAGTAAGCGTTCAGAAGAGGCAAGTACCTTCATTTCGCCCTTTCAAGTTGCAATTGCGTTTGCCATTCTTGCTATTTCCATATTGCTCATAGAGTATAAAAAGAAAATAGCCTTATGGGGTTGGGACATTCTGCTGATGGCGGTTTCAGGCATTATAGGGCTTCTCCTTTTTGTTATGATATTCTCTTACCACCCTTCTGTAAGCCTGAATATGATAATATTCTTGTTTAATCCGTTGGCTTTATTCCTTATTCCTTCGGTTGTCAAGAGTATCAGACGCAAGCAGAAACATTGGTGGTGGACGGCTTGGGAAGTATCAATCATAATTGGATTTATCGGTAGCTTTTTCCAAAAAATTCCTGTTCCAATATTAATTGTGGCACTATTCTTGCTATTTAATTGTGTCTTCCATCAATGGTTGATTAAGAATGTCTATACGGCAACGATAGAAAACAAGGCAAAATGA
- the lptC gene encoding LPS export ABC transporter periplasmic protein LptC: MKQSKLFIFYVIIASCIISFWASCDKKRTNSAPAIYDRDSVPIMITYGVNTLISDSGIIKYRIIAEEWEVNEVKHPSRWIFNKGILLTQFDLKKHVQGFLQCDTAIYYDKERRWELHGHVQIVTAKDVEFYSNELFWDERNHEIWSHKYSRIKTPDKALEGDWFKSDEQMTAYEIRQTKGWGIFNDREFAPNNNGTMTMPSAPIDTINHQRLHTTIINR, translated from the coding sequence ATGAAACAAAGCAAGCTTTTCATCTTTTATGTGATAATTGCTTCATGTATCATATCTTTTTGGGCCTCGTGCGATAAAAAACGTACTAATTCTGCTCCTGCTATTTACGATCGAGACTCTGTTCCGATTATGATAACATATGGTGTAAATACATTGATATCTGATTCTGGGATTATTAAATATCGCATTATAGCAGAAGAATGGGAAGTTAATGAGGTAAAACATCCATCACGTTGGATATTCAATAAAGGGATATTACTAACACAATTTGACCTAAAAAAACATGTACAAGGATTCTTACAATGCGATACTGCCATTTATTATGACAAGGAACGTCGCTGGGAGCTTCATGGACATGTACAAATTGTTACTGCAAAAGATGTAGAATTTTATAGTAATGAATTATTTTGGGATGAGCGAAATCATGAAATATGGTCGCACAAATATTCGCGTATAAAGACTCCAGATAAAGCTTTGGAGGGAGATTGGTTTAAGAGCGATGAACAAATGACTGCTTATGAGATTCGTCAAACTAAAGGTTGGGGGATTTTCAACGATCGAGAATTCGCACCAAATAATAATGGAACGATGACTATGCCATCAGCACCAATTGATACAATAAATCATCAAAGATTACATACAACAATAATAAATCGATAA